Sequence from the Egibacter rhizosphaerae genome:
GCCAGACCGGCCAAGCGAGCGCCACCGAAGGCGCGTAGACCGCGTACGTCGCCAGGCGGTACAGCGCCACCGCCGCGGTGGCGACGCCGGGGTCCTCGCCGGCGAGGCCGAGCCCGGCGACCACGACCACATCGAGCGCGCCGAGACCTCCCGGCGCGATCGGCAGCCCCGTCAACAGGTAGCCGATCGACATCACCGCGAGCACCTGCGCCCCGTTCGCCTGCGGGCCGCCCGTGCCGGCGACGACGTGCAGCGCCACCCACAGCAGCACGACGTGGGTGGCGTGGTGCGCGAGGCTCCAGCCCGCGAGCGACGCCCAGCGGGTGCGCAGTGCCGTGGCGGTCGCTTCCTGGAAGGCGAGCAGCCAGGACAGCAGGTCCTCGGGCGGCGCGCGGCGCACCATCCGGCCGAACAGGTCGACGGGACGCCGCAGGAGGCGAGCGAGGACGCGTGCGACGCCGTCGGTCAGGAGCAACCGGATGACGAGCAGCGTCAGCAGCAGCCCTGCGGTCGCTCCCAGGACCACGAGCACCGGTCGCCCTTCGCCTCCGGCCCCCGAGACGAGCACCGCCACGACCCCGACGACGGGCAGCGCGAGCTTCGTGACGAGGTTCCACACCCCGGTGACGACGACGGTGCGCGACGCGACATCCGCGCTGAACCCCCGACGGTGCAACAGAGCGCCGAGCGTGCCCGCGGCCAGTGCCGGACCGAGCGGCAGCACCTTGCTCATTCCCCCGGTCAGCAGGCGGATCCCGAGGGCGGGCAGGAACCGCACCGACGGGAGCGCCGCGAGCAGGATCCCCGCGAACGTGACCACGTGGAGGACCATGAGGCCCGCCAGCAGCGAGACATCGCGTGCTCCCACCTGTTCGCGCAGCAGCTCGCCGGCCTCGGGCAGGTCGCCGACCTCGGGCAGCACGACGAGAAGGAGCCACCCGACGACGGCGGTGTTCACGACGGCGGCGGTCGCGCGGGCCAGCCACAACCGCCATCGGCGCGCGGGGCGGCCGGTCACGCGCGCCGCCCGGTCGTCGGTCCGTGCGATCCGCTCATCGGTCCCCTGCTGCGAACCTCTCGGGTCGGCCCCGTTCAGCGCCCGGGCCGCGTCCGTGCGCGCGCCTCGCTGAGCTCCCGCCGAGCCTCGTGGAAGCCCTCGCGCAAGCGCTTGCGCACATCGTCGATCTCGAGATCGCCGCGTTCGCGAGCGTCGGCCGCCTCGAGGAGCCGGTCGGCAAGGTTCCGGAGCGCTCGCGCGGCCGGGTCGTCGACGCCGCCAACCGCCTCGGTCTCACGGCTACCGGCCGACCGCGTTCTCGCGGATCCCGAGCCGCCGCCGCTCCCCCGGGCCGACGCCCGCCCACCAGCGGCGTCGTGTCGGCGCCGGGTCTCCTCCAGCGCCCGTTCGGCCCGGCTGGCCGCCTTGCGCGCCTCGCCCTTCGCGTCGTTCAACTCCCGACCGAGCGAG
This genomic interval carries:
- a CDS encoding lysylphosphatidylglycerol synthase domain-containing protein codes for the protein MTGRPARRWRLWLARATAAVVNTAVVGWLLLVVLPEVGDLPEAGELLREQVGARDVSLLAGLMVLHVVTFAGILLAALPSVRFLPALGIRLLTGGMSKVLPLGPALAAGTLGALLHRRGFSADVASRTVVVTGVWNLVTKLALPVVGVVAVLVSGAGGEGRPVLVVLGATAGLLLTLLVIRLLLTDGVARVLARLLRRPVDLFGRMVRRAPPEDLLSWLLAFQEATATALRTRWASLAGWSLAHHATHVVLLWVALHVVAGTGGPQANGAQVLAVMSIGYLLTGLPIAPGGLGALDVVVVAGLGLAGEDPGVATAAVALYRLATYAVYAPSVALAWPVWRHLNRRTGEASSAAADAVQAPRAG